The DNA segment GGTATATAGCAGAATGGAACCTGCCGCCATTAGCAACCTTAACGAACTCCATTAGCGTGTCAAGCACGACCTCCTTGACAGCCTCCTGCTCCTCATGCTGTTGCCGCGGCGAAACAAGAACCTCCAGGAGAGACTTGACGAGCTCATCGAACTTTGACCTTAGCCAGGCATTGTAGATGAAGTGTGACTGGTGCTCGGATTCTTTTGCGTCGGCGGCATGTGAGGAGGAGGAAGGGAGAGTGGGGAGGAGAGGGAGGAAGAAGGAgtggagagagagaagggattCAAGGAGATGGTGTGGCGGGGAAGAAGGGTTAACAAAATTGAGGAGAAGAGGAAGGTTGTTGATGTTTGAAGCTGAAGAGAGGAGATCATTGCCTAGGGTTTTTATCTCTGCAACGCCGTATCGACccttcttgttcttgttcttcttcgtTCTGTTTGGTGCCATGGTTGCTCAGAATGGGAGCTCGCGCCTCTCGCGGCAGTTAAAGGTTTCTTAAGGGTTTTACCGTCAACGACCTTacaacttttcttttccttttttcttttctaaggaTTTGGTTTGTTATGTGGGCTTTTAAAATGATAACACAGCCCAATTTTGGTAATTGGGACATTTCCCTCTCAGTAACTTACATTCTGACCAAActaagttgggttggtctagtggttagctcactagtccgtTTAAGTaagtgtcgggggttcgaatGCCTTGTGCATACAACAACCCGTTGGCCAgcgacaaacccttaaatggagctcagtaccgcgATAGATTAGTCCTTGACCTGGCGGATTGAGGGATAccgtggaaaacaaaaaaaacttagaTTCCGACcattaccaaaaaaaatttgaccAACAAAACTAAACTGAAACATGTTGATAAAATATTCTTagggtaaatattttttttcttttagtcatAACCAAAAACAGAATTTTTTTAATCCGAAGTAAAAATGCTTCCAGTATtctaatttgtttaattttattaacattTCGAATATTTATTTACCgaaaaaaaacattttgaatattttttaattatacttgTAGTTAATATAGATATTTATGTGATAATTCTACCTGAAAGATAAGTTTGAAACTAAACATTAGTGTTgaggataaaaaaatatataacccaatgaggcctgctacacatacaagtcttttttgacttacaagtcttacaagttgctAATAGGTCTTTTAATGCGTTATCCGTTTCCTGTTTTCAAAGCGCTACAATAAAcggttccttttcctcttcctcttcctcttctttcttcgttttttttttcgatttccatgatttctgaaatcaagtttttcctcttcctcttcctcttcttcgttttttttttcgattttcatagtttctgaaatcaagttttgaaatcgttttgaagaagaagaagcagcagaagatgaggaggagaaagagacagagttctgaattatgcaacgaattttgggtgtattttttaaatcctttgggtgtatttctgtaatccttttgaagataatggaacttcagaaatacactcaaacgattacagaaatacatctaaaggattacagaaatacactcaaacgattacaggaattcacccaaacgattacagaaatacacccaaaagattacaaaaatacacccaaaggatttaagaaaatacacccaaaatttgttgaagtacatcttatgcataattcagaactctttctctttctcctcctcatcttctgctacttcttcttcttccataaagattttaccatgaaaaatcgaaaaaaacgagaaaacagagagaagagcacgtaaataaaaaagaagatgaagacgagGAAAAAGAACgtgcagaaacgaaagaaaaggagaagaagaagagtaagaggaagaagaacgtgcagcaaaaagaagaaagagaaagagaaggcaagaaaagaaagaaaaaaaaggagtagaagacgaagaggaagaagaacggtTCGAAGCGCGTTTTGAGCGTTAGTTTTAATTGGACTTGTAAGGCTTACAAGCATTAATCGCTTGTATGCGAAGAATTTCTCTAATCCAAAATGACatcgttaaataaaaataatatagcaTAAAGGcaaatgaaatttaatttaatcattttttgGCCAATAGAATATAGCTATTGAAATCTTATCATTCGTaaatttcttaataaatttataaatctttaaaaaaaaataaagtatcagataaatcttcaaaaaattaaaatgtcatGACTAATAAActcataaattttcaaaaagaaaaaaactaagTAATTTGCTTTGAAAAATTGTAACGATGAATACGAATTATGATTTGTGAGTTAGCTCCCTGATCCATCTACCTTTGCGTGTTTCTGGGGGGCAAAACTCAGAAGTCAAAAAGTCTTCTCTGTTGACTTATATAAGTTGACCTCAAATTGCGGTTCATCTAACATAATTGCAGATAATTGGAGATTCTCCTTCTTTATCACTCTTTCATGGCCACAACAGAAAAGACAGTGGCAGGGCAGTGGTCCAATCTACCAAAGGAATTGTTGTCACTCATAGCCAACCACCACCTCCACTCCGTCACCATCCACATCCTCCGCATCCGCGCCACCTGCACCTCATGGCGCTCCGTCATTCCTCCTCcccttcctcctcctccctctCACACCATCTTTGGTCAACGGATCTCCATCCGTTGGTCCAATTTCACGGTCACACAAACCTCAATCTTCTACCGTCTCCACTACCAACCATCTTcaatttcatcttcttctgAGAAGGGATGGATCATCATGGTCGGAAATTCCACATCCAATCCAGTTCAGCTCTTGGATCCATTCACCGACCAACCGCTCTCAGAAACGGTTACACACCCATATGACTGTAAAACTCCACCAAAGCTCCTCAGCCTCTGCAACTTCCGCTTGGTTGAGTTATTTGAAGCCTATGCGCTCACACAGTTCGTTACTCGTCAAGAAGGCGATTCCGGGTCCACTTCTTTCACGCCTTTTGATCTTGTTAAAGCAATATTGTTTCCGAATTCAACTTCCCAAACTTTTGATGAGTCATCACGCATGGTTTTTGCACTCTACAGCAGTGGGAGGCTGTCGGTTTCAAGAATTGATGAAGATGAGGGTTGGACTGCCCTAAACCATGGGAATTCTAGTTTTGATGATGTCATCCTCCGCAATGGGCAGCTTTATGCTGTGGACAAGTGTGGAACCATCTTCTGGGTCGATTGTTCGACCATGAAGCTGGTTCAGTTCAGTCCAATCCTTTGTGATTTTGaggcaaagaagaagaagcggttGGTGGATTGTAATGGGAGCCTCTATTTGGTTGATATTGATACTGACattgaaaagaaagaatattatGATGAGAATAATAAGGCTATCAAGGTTTACAAGCTTGATATGGATCATGGGTGGCTCAATGCGGAGAACTTGGGTAACGTGGTTTTTGTGTTGGGTGCAAGCTGCAGTTTTTCTCTCAGTGTTGAAGACTACCATGGCTGCGAAGCAAATTGCATCTACTTGTACTCTCGTCACAGGGTTCGTGCTTTCAGCTTGGAAACATGTAAGTTCAAGCGTCCTAAGCTCTTTTGGCCTTGTCCATCTTTATTTGAATCCAGGTTCAATTTGTGAAGGTATGggaaagagaaaaggaagaaaaacgaTGAAGCTGGATTGTTTCTGATTTTATTTGGCTATATGTAGAGTTTTGTGCTCTTTGTTTCTATGATTGAGGATTAGGATGACAGAATTATGTTGTTAGACCCAATGATTTAAGTACTTGAGTTCTGAAATGAAGCAGATCAAGTCTTTGACAAACAGGTAATAATAGATGAGTTCAACATTATTTGGAAACACAACAAACATGTCAGGCAAAGTATATCTCAGTAAAAACTGGAAAATTAGCAATGAACTATTGAGATTTACGTTTTCATATAAGGTGTACGAAACACACCAACAAACTATCAAGTTTCATTTAAGCAGAGAGGTTAATAGGTTAACATGCATTCCTGTGAAAAATTACCTTAGCATCAACTTAATTTAAACTCATGTTACCGTACAGACAATAAATCAgttattaatttgttatataaaattacatatttgatattttataatttttttagcaaAGTGCTATCAAGGTTTCCGATTCATATAAATTAGCAactaactttatttttatttatttatttttttgggtaCAGAAATTAGCATTATGATCAAACTAATACAGGGTAGAATGAAAAGAAGGTGGAAGGAGTGCTGAAACAGAGAATGAATggaattaaacaaatcaaagaatTGAACAATGATGAACGAAATCAAATCatgaatgaaaaagagaaaatcaaAATGACAAAAATGATAAGCTCAATGGATACATTACTTCATAACTCCATTGTCAAGGAATAGAAATACTGGGTTTGGTATGAGAATTTGCAGGTTTCATGCTTTCAGATTGGAGACATTCATGTTGAAGGACCCTAAACTCTCTAGACACTAAACATATAAAaaaggaagaacaagaaaatgaaaCCTAAAAACTCTCAGAAGGTAGGAATGTTTGAGTTTTTTATTTGGCTGTGTTTGTAGTCTTACATTCTTGTCTTTATGAGTAAGGTTTTTTAATGTCATTCTTCTTGCCCAAATCATTTGAGCAATTGAGTTGTTTTGAGTATGGTAAGCCAAACCAGTCTGCCAACACACTCCCTCCCACATATTATCACATAATAAGAAGAGAAAActgaataataattataaagacACTAAAAAGTAGTCATATTATCACATACGgtgacaccaaaattaaaacacAGATTCCACTATATACCAATTCAATCACTCCTCCCACGCCTAAAATGTTCTCGAATAAACCTTTCTGCATGCATTGGGTACTTATCTCTAATGTACTCCCGAAGGCACTTCTGATAGGAAAAATCAATCCAGCCACCATCAGTTCTTACAACAAAAAGACACCTTGATTGTCGAAATTGAGGATGACGATCAACctacaagaaaaataatgtGAATCAAACAACCATATCAACACTGTCTGCTTACTCTGGAAATAAACCAACAGGCTATTGACAAGAATATATGGGTTCAACATTTTCAGATCAGGTAAAGtatatttcaataaaattaggAAATTTATATGAAAATCAATGGGGTAAGGTACATTTTCAGAGAAGGTACAACAAACacaagaaactttttatttaaTGGCTGATAATCTTAATCAAACAATTAATAAGACAACAGTAGAACCATAGTGATACGGAATGCAACAGTTGTTCACacccaaattttttaaagaaattcaaagaaattttcattcatgaaaattaaaaaaaaatgtggcTACAAGATTTAGAGGTCTTTATACCTCTTAGTTCCAAAACCCTAATGTATaagtttattaaaataaaatggattaaatCATAATTGGgcctaaaataataaaaacaaaataaaataaaacaaatataaaataatcctaaaataaatactaataagGTGATGTTTATTTGATTCAACTTTACTAATGAGAGTCTTCGATGCAACTTGTAAATAGTAAAATGTTTGGCTTTCCATTAACCATTTTCTTGCCCAATTCTTGATGCATCTCTTGAACAAATGATTTAGCCATGTTTGCAAAACCTTCTCTTATTCTCTAGTTGTTATTCTTGTAATTGGACCAATTGGTTCATGACAGTTCTCAGTTTATCCCACAGAACTCGTATCACATAGTTTGCCTAACAAAATTAGGAATATTATGTGCAAACTAAGCCATATTTAGAAGCAGAATTTTACTTATTTAAGCTGTATTCTTCTCCGCATATACATGACTGAAGTACTACAAGTCTATAAGCACTACTCAAATTAAAGAAACAACTTAAGGTAACTAATCCTAGATACACTATCCTAATGAATAACCAGTGGAATACTCCACAGCTCGAACTATCACATAGTTGGAACATCCTTGGTTTAGAATAACTTGAAAACCCCGTAAAACAAGAATAGTAATAATAAGAATTTGGCTTCGAAATCATTTTACTATTATCCACTCATATCTTATTACCACATAGTTAAATCTCACCCTCACCAGGACACTATGAACCGTCAAGCAACGCAGTTGAAATCTGGAAACAGAAGCAAACAAAGCATAAGTAGGAGGGTTCGATTACCATGATGGATTCAAGGCCACAACCAATCTTATCTTCAGAGCGGGGATGGTAAGCAAGGAGATTGTCTACAACGGCTTTCTCGTCCTCCGCACTCAGTTGCTCTCCATCCATGTACCTGACGCCATAAACAATGGGATTATGATTATTTCAAGAATCATTCAAGACAAAGCAAAGAGAAGGTTACCTTCGAGAATGGAGAATGTCCTTAGTGAGCAACACAATTGGCTGAATGTCCTTGAGAATCTCTTCTTCTTTGTCCTTCCATTTCCGATACTCCGGGTCATCCTGGAAGCTACTACTCGATGATGATGCTTCCTTTGCTTTCCAAACATAATTAGGGTTGCTGCTGGTGCTGGTAACGTTGTCGTCGGCCTGATCGGAGGGGACGGTGGAGCAGCAGCAGAGGCGGCGAGGAGGCGGAGGAGGAAGTGCTCCGACGGCGAGACCGTTGAAGTTTCGGAAGAGAAGGCGGTGATGAAGCAGGAATTGCCTGAGGAGAAGAGGGCCGGTCATTGTGAAAGGGGAATTGTGGATTACTTCACTCAACAGTGTCTCCTCTGCTTTCAGCTTCATACTCGATAATCCAGAATCATATGATCAATCGCTATCATTATCATACTCATATTCTATTGGTTATTCGAGTTAGTCTCAACCCATTATGTCTCTTATCGGGTCGGGTCTGATAACCCATATTGATTATCTGCCTTCTTGACTTTGTAGCCCTCAGCAAGGTCATGCATTTACAAACAAATAACAACAAAGAAACAAGTCAGGACAAAGAaaattgtttcttttttctattggGCCTAGGCCCATTCGAATATAAAAAacgaatataaaaaaattattcacctAACCTTTTTCGAACATTTGTCCCATGCACGGGAAATGAACTTTGGTATATGAAGCTCAAGTAGAAATTTTTTCCGCTTGAAAAACATTGGagccaataaaaaaatatatttcttctttccttctttctgAAAACATGGTCATATTTTACCTTTCTCAGCACAATCGCAATTCCAATTGtagaaataaatcaataaacaaataaatcttGCTCTTTAACTAATTCACATCAATTATGTTATCTACGCATAAAAAACAatcaattagtttttttttgtaaaatattgttaaaatataaatatatattaaaaatatataaaataatatatgtaaaataaatatatatgaaaatttatttagtaattaaaatataGAATTCATTAATAAAGTATTTTAGGATACCAAATTACTTCATTGATAAATTGTTGGATCAATCTTCATCACAAGTATTTTAACGGAATAATAAGGCTTATTCACTTTTTGTTTCGATTAATGTAATATGTACCACTCTATGAATATTCCtttgtaaattttaatattaaaagtaattattaaaagaggcctgctacacatacaagtaaaaagaccgtacaagttttacaagttatcAGCCCAAACTTTATTAACACGCGCACTAACTCATTTTGAATGGAGCGTAACTACACACGCCCCACTCAAACGGTTCCTCTtcgtcttcctcttcctcttcctcttcctcttcctcttcttcttcttcttcgtctttttcctcttcttcctcttcctcttcctcttcctcttcttcttcttcttcttcttctttttcgtttttttcgattttcatggtttctgaaattcttcttcttcttgttgcacgttcttcttcctcttactcttcttcttctccttttctttcgtttctgcacgttcttcttcctcgttttcttcttcttcttcttcatttacgtcttttctctctgttttctcgttttttttaatttttcatggtaaaatcgtttttgaagaagaagaagcagcagaagatgaggaggagaaagagttctgaattatgcataagatgtacttcaacgaattttgggtgtattttcttaaatcctttgggtgtattttctgtaaccctttgggtgtattctataatcgtttgggtgaattcttgtaaccgtttgggtgtattttccgtaatcatttgggtgtatttgagtgatatctgactgatatctatgggtgtatctgactcatatctatgggtgtatcttactgatatctatgggtgtatttttcatttcagaaaaaatggcaagcattacagaaatacacccaaacgattacataaaatacacccaagagattacagaaaatacacccaaacgattacataaaatacacctaagagattacagaaatacacccaaacggttataggaattcacccaaacgattatagaaatacacccaaaagattacagaaaatacacccaaaggatttaagaaaatacacccaaaattatgcataattcagaactctttctctttctcctcctcatcttctacttcttcaaaaacgatttcaccatgaaaaatcgaaaaaaaaagataaaacagagagaaaagaacgtaaatgaagaaggagaggAAGACGatgaagaagaacgtgcagaaacgaaagaaaaggagaagaagagtaagagaaagaagaacgtgcagcaagaagaagaagaagaaggagaaagagaaggcaagaaacgtaccttgaataatatttcttcgttttttctagtgattttgatgaaggagaaagagaaaacgaaaagaggagaagaaatttcaataaaaaaaagagggaggaagagaaaaaaaagagacacagagaaagaagaagaagaagaagaggaagaggaagaggaagaggaagaggaagaggaagaggaagaggaagaggaagaggaagaggaagaggaagaggaagaggaagaggaagaggaagaggaagaggaagaggaagaggaagaagaataagaagaggaagcacggagaaagaagaagaagaaaaagaggcacAAAAAAAACGTGAAACGGCATGAATAAAGCGCGTGTAAGTGACGTAGGAGTTGCAACACGTTTTGGTGGATTAGGCATTAATAAACTTGTAATAGTTACAAGCCCTAATCGCTTGTATACTGAGCTTTTCCCTTattaaaaagttagaaaaatGATAGAAATAAAACACATTCTTTTGAACTTGCAAGAATTAGAAGAACAACAATATTTATTTACAATAATAAATGGCAGCAatacaataatcaataatagaaaaaaaaaatcacataaataagaaaatagaaacaagttaacacaccaaaatttttaatttgaaaagcCTTTTCAACGTGAGAAGTAAAAAccattaaaactaaaaaatagttttactatgataaaaaataaaatacaaaagaatcACAAATTACTGTACAAAATATGCATACAATAAACCAAATAACTCAAGCATCGAAATTTACAAGACAAGAATAAGATGAAAATACCATAATAAAAAAGGCTATGTCCGAATTCGATTTTTCTGAATACAAACTTCCAATCAAAATTTCTACCgttcaaactaaaaaaaaaatgaggTGAATATATGGTCCAAATTTTACGTCGACGTTGAACGAGTAAAAAACAAATGCTCAAAGTCTGCTGCTCTGGTAAAAAAACGTGGATAgtgttctctcttctctttctctctcaatgCTTGTATTTTTGACCAAATAAGACCTCTTTTTACAACTCTAGCACATATTCAGCAACTTTAACTATCCATAGATAACTTTTTTTTCCACGTAAAAACGGACCTCAAAAATCCAACAAgtacaaacattattttttaatttctactaTCAAACTTAAACTCATTTGATTTGAGTCTCACACATCACCCAACATTCAACACAATTCGAGAACTATTTCAAGGGTCACCATCCCAGAGCTCTTCCAAGGACTTGTAAGGCCCATCTTCTGACACATAATCTTCCGCAGTACATACTCTGCGCTGTGGAATTTGGGTGAATTTCATTGTTTCCTCCTGGCTTAGCTCTCAGTCAAACATGTCAAGGTTTTGTTTCATCCTCTCCTTGTTGAAGCTCTTTATAATGGCACTTGCCCCTTTTTCATATATCCATCTCAGTGCTACCTGCATTCAGTTAACaaataacaatcaatcaataaaaaaaattaaagtttaatgtatttatttattttcagttAACAAAAGTtacaaagaagaaaagaggacaAATTGAGGTTGGTTGAAAAAATTCAATTCTCAAACTTTTTCCTTTATCTTAGGCATGACATATAGTtgtaatgttttatgttttattgaagggtcaaaataatgaaatggTGCACTACAAACATTTACTATTGGTTTACCCTTTTATTTTCAGGTTTTAGATTTAATCATGATTGCAATAGTTACATTAAGGTTACTTTAAGACTAAGGTATtaactattattaataatacCTGAGACACGGTTTTGTGTCTTGCGCTGTCTATTTCCTTAAGTATTGGGCCCTCCATGACTGCATTTGAACCCCACGTAGTTTTGTAAGCTCCTAATGGCGACCATGCACTAACATGGATCCCTTTTTGCTTGCAAAACTCTCTCAGTTTCGCCTGCTGCCATGCCAGGTACATTTCCACCTAAACACAAtttaatagaaatatttttgtgcTTGACATCATCGTTGTAGGATAATGTGGGACAATGACAAAATCCTACAAAGATGAAATGATGAGTTGCAAGTAAGTACACAAAGAACGAGTAATAATAAACTTTTGGAAGAGTTTCAAAGTATTCCACGAAAATTGCTCCAGTGGTTTTAGCCATTGATCacaatcataaaatatatacatgattGAGATCAATGACTAAAATCACTCGAACA comes from the Arachis duranensis cultivar V14167 chromosome 7, aradu.V14167.gnm2.J7QH, whole genome shotgun sequence genome and includes:
- the LOC107457893 gene encoding F-box protein At2g26160, translated to MATTEKTVAGQWSNLPKELLSLIANHHLHSVTIHILRIRATCTSWRSVIPPPLPPPPSHTIFGQRISIRWSNFTVTQTSIFYRLHYQPSSISSSSEKGWIIMVGNSTSNPVQLLDPFTDQPLSETVTHPYDCKTPPKLLSLCNFRLVELFEAYALTQFVTRQEGDSGSTSFTPFDLVKAILFPNSTSQTFDESSRMVFALYSSGRLSVSRIDEDEGWTALNHGNSSFDDVILRNGQLYAVDKCGTIFWVDCSTMKLVQFSPILCDFEAKKKKRLVDCNGSLYLVDIDTDIEKKEYYDENNKAIKVYKLDMDHGWLNAENLGNVVFVLGASCSFSLSVEDYHGCEANCIYLYSRHRVRAFSLET
- the LOC107457895 gene encoding protein DCL homolog, chloroplastic translates to MKLKAEETLLSEVIHNSPFTMTGPLLLRQFLLHHRLLFRNFNGLAVGALPPPPPRRLCCCSTVPSDQADDNVTSTSSNPNYVWKAKEASSSSSSFQDDPEYRKWKDKEEEILKDIQPIVLLTKDILHSRRYMDGEQLSAEDEKAVVDNLLAYHPRSEDKIGCGLESIMVDRHPQFRQSRCLFVVRTDGGWIDFSYQKCLREYIRDKYPMHAERFIREHFRRGRSD